The Oxyura jamaicensis isolate SHBP4307 breed ruddy duck chromosome 15, BPBGC_Ojam_1.0, whole genome shotgun sequence nucleotide sequence TTCATGTACTACACTGCCAGAGCCCCTCCCGAGCAGGGTTATCCTCCCCTTGCTGCACAGAGGGGGAACTGGAGGCACTCAGACCAGAGTCTTCCCATGCCGCAGCACCACAGCTGTGGGGACACAACCAACAATGGCAAGGAGagggagcagggccaggagcagcgagagcaggaagcagaggagaaacCCAGCGCACCTGAACCCCGCAGAGGTACGTGCAGCTCTCAGAGATCCCGAGGGAGGGGAGGACGCGGTGCAAACATCAGCGCAGGGAAGCGGGAGGCTGCCATTTCTATTTACTCACCACGTTTTAGGGCTCACCAGCACCAAGGAGAAGCTCTCCTGCACAGCCTTCCCCCACGCTACCGGGTGCCTCTGCGTGTCCAGAGGCAAGGCCAAGTGCTctcctcatcctcctgctccccgAGCCACACCAAGCCTCATGCCAGCGGGCTGAGCCCTCCCGCTCCCACCCAAGCCCAGCTTGGCTCTGGTCTGCCCACCTGTCCCCTGCCCTACGGAGACCATGGATGTCAGGAGGCAAACTAGCGAGTCTGTGCAGGACGGGACGAGGAAAATCAACTCACCTGAAAGCAGCACCTAAAcgggagagaagggaagggaaaagcacGTTAGAAGCAGCTCACTGCTGGTTTTGCTGCGCAGCCCCCGCCTGTGGGATGCTCTCTGGCAGTCAGAGGAGGTGCAGATGCAGAGGTTTTCTGCCAGAGAGGAAAAGCCATCAGCTTGCCCACGTACAGTGAGAGAGCttgggagaaaagggaagagcagggatggctctgcacagctcagctccctgcGTTTTCAACCCAGCTCCTTCAGGGCTGATGGGGATTTTGATCAGGAGCAGGATGAGGCCGAAGGGCTGGGGTAAATCAGCGACCAGCTCTAGCACTTCAGGAAGGATGGGCAGGTTAGGGACAGAATCCCTTCCCTGGCTGGCGTGGAGGAGAGCTCCTACCTCTGAGGCACAGGAGGGGGTTGTAGTACAAGATGAGCCCGGCGATAGTGAGAACAGCCATCAGGGACAGGATCGCCACTGCGCCCACGACTCCAACAATGTTTGttggctctgcagagagaggagaCACGGGCGGCCATCTCGTCAGTGGGACACGGATGGATGCTCTCGCTGCAAGTGACAGAGGTCTCAGCGCTGCCTCAGCTCTGATTTCCCATTACTTCAGTCCCAACACCATGTAGGGTGCGAGTCTCAGGCCCCTGAGCTTCACGGAGATggaaaccaccaccacaaggGCCCTATTTCTGTGTCCCTGTGCATTTAGTGGATGCAAATCAATCCCTGTTGCAGCTCAAGCAGCATCCTGAGTGCTCCTCTAACCCCAAAACCGACAGGGAGGGAACCAGGGAAGCAGCTGCGCTCCTCTCTGAGGCCCACTAACACCAGGGAGAGGAGAATCGGGCCTTTTCACCCTGGGATGAAGGAACCCAGTCCTGCATCCCACTTGCTGTGAGAGTATCAATAGCCAACGGGCTCTCAGGGGCAAACAAAGCCCCCAGGGGCTCCCCTACAGCTGCAGcgagctgcctccctgcctcccacAGCGACCCCAGGCAGCCCCACTCACGCTTCACCGTCAGGCAGACGAACATCTCCCGCAGCCCCACGGGGTTCTGCGCCTTGCAGACGTAGCAGCCCCCGTCGGTGCCCTGGGAGCAGTTCCGGATGGTGAGCCGGGACACGTTGCCCTCCTGGGCGATGAGGTACCTCCCTCCGGGCTGGATCTCCGGCTGCGTGATGCCCCGCAGCCAGCTGAGCCTCGCCGCCGGCACGCCCTCGGTCACCCGGCACGTCAGGGTCACGTTGTCACCCACAAAGCAGGTCTGCGGGGGGCCCGATTCCAGGGAGGGGAGTTctgaatggggaaaaagaaaaaagtcaaggAGGGGATGGAGGAGTTTAACACAGCAAGCAATCCGCCATCTGACAAATTAATAAGCTTTAACAGAAGGAAGCATTTAGGCTGTTCACGGGACTTGAGCAGCCTTCCAAGGAGCTCTGTGAGCAACTTTCGTATTGTTCAATCCTGGTTTTGACACCTGCCTTTACATCCACAGGGGGGGTGCTCAGGGGGCAGCCCATGGGAAGAtggcagagagaagaaaggcagcCCAGGCGTTTTCCTTGGGAGGTGCAGAATTCTCCTGCAGCCCTGACAACCCGTGGAGGATAAATACAGCCAAGGTTTTCCAAAGCCACTTTCATTAGCCCTTGTTAGAGGCTTATAGAGAAGCAGGGGCATGTACAACCACCTTGCCATAAAGCCAGCCCCAACAAACTTCAACTCAAGCTGAGCAGGGCACTAAAACCTCTGGTCACCTTCTCTGTTGCGGCCACAAGTACGAGTGTTTGCAGAGGTGAAAAGCGTGCTGCTCAGAGATTTGCCAGCCCCTGTACCCAAAACACACGTCGACAACAACCCTCCCATGCTGGATCTCACCTGTGGAACTTCTGTACCTCGTGCAGTCACCTCTGCACAAGTCAAACCCTGCCGGGCTGCCTCATTATcatccccctcctgccccactgcAAGAGCCAGCAAGCCTGCTCTGCCTGACCACTGCCTTCGTGTTCTGGAGGGCAAAGAACAACCGGGGTAACTGTCTGCCCCACCGTTAGCAGGCTCATTAATAATTACTGTGCTGAGCCAGTCAACTCACTTATCTCCACAGAGCAGGCAGGCTCCTCCTGCTCGACTACGTGGCTCCCAACACACTTGAAGACTTTGCGGTGGGCGAGGTGGGAGCTGTTCAGGGTTTCCACGTGGGTGTCCGAGGACCTCGAGGAGCTGATGACCCAGCTGGAGTTCTCCAGATCGCGCCCCTCTTCGCTCCAGTGCAGCGTGGGGTAGGGGTACCCGCCGGGCcagctgcagaacagctgcAGCATCAGCCCCGAGGAGGAGGTCTCAGCCCAGCACTTCAGGGTGGACTGCGGTGGATCTGTCAGAAGAAGAGCACAGGGTTAAAACCATATCCAAGTCACAGCTCTTAGCACCCCGGGGCTGGAAGCCCAGCAAGAGCTTGGTTTTCCAATCCTCCTTCAAAGTCTTTGTGGTTTCCCTGCCTGTCTGGCTCCCTGACCCCGTCCCTGCACCCCAGGGGGCCACAACTCTGAATGAGGGCCACCAGGGACCAGGCTGTTCTGCAAAAGGCAGCCCAGCAACCACTAACACACAGGGGAGGGACAAA carries:
- the VSIG10 gene encoding V-set and immunoglobulin domain-containing protein 10; translated protein: MGLPGGTPPARLFLALCVWRLALRRGAAGTEEVVFGKVGGSILLLCRNVSKEATEVVWFQGDPHSFPPLFSSRVAFPPDVRFSLVDNSSLRITELRLQDEGNYTCKEVLNKTDHEHRVQLLVANPPQSTLKCWAETSSSGLMLQLFCSWPGGYPYPTLHWSEEGRDLENSSWVISSSRSSDTHVETLNSSHLAHRKVFKCVGSHVVEQEEPACSVEIKLPSLESGPPQTCFVGDNVTLTCRVTEGVPAARLSWLRGITQPEIQPGGRYLIAQEGNVSRLTIRNCSQGTDGGCYVCKAQNPVGLREMFVCLTVKQPTNIVGVVGAVAILSLMAVLTIAGLILYYNPLLCLRGAAFRSQDSGDVLVLVDSEDDDEGTGEEDAVSSSTKYELVNGSSAPAAYLSCLAGGDDGEKHSEVPLQKTRGEEA